A window of Methylomonas sp. 11b genomic DNA:
ACCTGGAGCTTGGCAAAATGATGTTCTTCTCGCCGTCGCGTCCCAGCGTTGCATCCGGACTCTGGCAAGACTGGCGCGACGATGTGGCTTGCGTGTTTGCCCGGGACCCGGCAGCGCGCGGTTTACCGGAAGTGTTACTGGCTTACCCCGGCGTGCATGCCGTGTTGCTGCATCGGGTGACTAATCGCTTGTGGCATGCCGATTGGAAATTGACTGCACGCTTATTGGCAGCTTTTGCCCGCTGGCTGACCAACGTCGATATTCATCCGGGTGCGACGATAGGTAAACGCTTTTTTATCGATCACGGCGCCGGAGTGGTGATCGGCGAAACCGCCGAGATCGGTAACGACGTGACGATGTATCACGGCGTGACGCTGGGCGGCACCACCTGGAACAAGGAAAAACGCCATCCGACGCTAGGCAACAATGTGTTGATCGGTGCCGGTGCCAAGATCCTCGGTGCGATCAATCTGGGTGATAACGTCCGGGTCGGCGCCAACTCGGTGGTGATTAAAGACGTGCCGCCATGCTGCACCGTCATCGGCATTCCCGGCCGGATTATCCAGCAAAAAGGAATAAAAATTCAGGATCCACGCGGTATCGATCTGGACCACCATTTGGTGCCGGACCCGGTCGGCAAAGCGCTGAGTTGCTTGGTGGACCGTTTGGACGAATTGGAAAACAATCAAAAACGCTTTGTGGTAGCGGAAGAAACCTGCGGCAGCTGCGAAGCGGAAGGTGTCTGCCACGGC
This region includes:
- the cysE gene encoding serine O-acetyltransferase, coding for MFFSPSRPSVASGLWQDWRDDVACVFARDPAARGLPEVLLAYPGVHAVLLHRVTNRLWHADWKLTARLLAAFARWLTNVDIHPGATIGKRFFIDHGAGVVIGETAEIGNDVTMYHGVTLGGTTWNKEKRHPTLGNNVLIGAGAKILGAINLGDNVRVGANSVVIKDVPPCCTVIGIPGRIIQQKGIKIQDPRGIDLDHHLVPDPVGKALSCLVDRLDELENNQKRFVVAEETCGSCEAEGVCHGEEVVVLKQAAGGK